Proteins encoded together in one Flavobacteriales bacterium window:
- a CDS encoding type IX secretion system membrane protein PorP/SprF gives MASRWKALLLALVLAAPVAAQQDPQFTQYMFNLLAINPAYAGAAERVSIKALTRHQWVGFEGAPSTQTLTVHAPLARETVGIGGTIMRDEHGPVSQYGFMIDLAYRIHFANERKLAFGLKGGMTLVQGRFGELNPLQSGDQVFQQNVNTKLDPQFGFGMMYYGERFFLGVSTPKLLRTEFFKDAPVDTTGTAWQQGQRPHYFLTGGYVFNMGMYHKFKPTFLVKAVQGAPISFDVSANFLFFEKFWLGAMYRHEDAVGALAQYYFTDGIYAGYAYDYPVSPLRNYSGGSHEVMLGFDFGKRMKGIRSPRYF, from the coding sequence ATGGCCTCCCGTTGGAAAGCCCTGCTCCTGGCCCTTGTGCTCGCGGCCCCCGTGGCCGCCCAGCAGGACCCGCAGTTCACACAGTACATGTTCAACCTGCTGGCGATCAACCCGGCCTACGCCGGCGCCGCCGAGCGGGTGAGCATCAAGGCCCTGACGCGCCACCAGTGGGTGGGCTTCGAGGGCGCGCCCAGCACGCAGACCCTGACGGTGCATGCCCCGCTGGCGCGGGAGACCGTGGGCATCGGCGGCACCATCATGCGCGACGAGCACGGGCCGGTGAGCCAGTACGGCTTCATGATCGACCTGGCCTACCGCATCCACTTCGCCAACGAGCGCAAGCTGGCCTTCGGCCTCAAGGGCGGCATGACGCTGGTGCAGGGCCGCTTCGGTGAGCTCAATCCCCTGCAGAGCGGCGACCAGGTCTTCCAGCAGAACGTGAACACCAAGCTGGACCCGCAGTTCGGTTTCGGCATGATGTATTACGGCGAGCGCTTCTTCCTGGGGGTGAGCACGCCCAAGCTCCTGCGCACCGAGTTCTTCAAGGACGCACCGGTGGACACCACGGGCACGGCGTGGCAGCAGGGCCAGCGCCCGCACTACTTCCTCACCGGCGGCTACGTGTTCAACATGGGCATGTACCACAAGTTCAAACCCACCTTCCTGGTGAAGGCCGTGCAGGGCGCGCCCATCAGCTTCGACGTGAGCGCCAACTTCCTGTTCTTCGAGAAGTTCTGGCTGGGCGCCATGTACCGCCACGAGGACGCCGTGGGCGCCCTGGCCCAGTACTACTTCACCGACGGCATCTACGCCGGTTACGCCTACGACTATCCGGTGAGCCCGCTGCGCAACTACAGCGGCGGAAGCCACGAGGTGATGCTCGGCTTCGACTTCGGCAAACGCATGAAGGGCATCCGCTCACCGCGCTACTTCTGA
- a CDS encoding carboxypeptidase regulatory-like domain-containing protein encodes MNRPTARTLGLLLLAALPLAAGAQKLKERMATRYADDFDYPAMAKVYQDLSDKGKADATDLRRLAMAYKRMGRMDLAEATYAKLTSGTPSAQDLFDHAEVLRGNGKYTEANQLYARYLEQNPGDARAEAYVKHPDLFDRLNRDSSSASIRTVPINSPQADLGLTVLEELLLFSSARGEGTGGKATYKWDDQPFLNLYSALLKGQTAEEPMVMRKDVNSRFHDGTASFDSLADRLYFTRNNFFYGTKDLADDGELKLGIFFTDISTGEFGNQEWGNLIPFDHNNAQYNVGHPCVSHDGRRMYFVSDMPGGQGGTDIWFCDNLGNNWGAPQNMGPKVNTAGNEMYPFIGRDSTFFFASNGHPGLGGLDLFRTRLLPTGPGTVFNLKAPMNSRFNDFGLLLLADDSTGFFVSDRPGGVGSDDIYGCTVRPPMMYLAGIVIDKATRQPIEGATILLKDEKNEHVKRYQLETEPGGKFKIDAEYRSKYVIVATKNGYFQQEVSVMTDSDPLEDIVVEMTKYDYAAEGVVMHGETEAPLSGAKVMLYDGNDQLLEERTTDATGKYAFALKPESDYRIRVEKEGFFKQSARISTKGKPSAIIHTDFRLFPLEVNQVVRLDNIYYDYNKWNIRPDAALELDKLVQTLNDNPTVKIELSSHTDCRGKDAYNLNLSQKRAKSAVDHLISKGIAKDRVTSKGYGESMPSEKCVCEKCSEDEHQRNRRTEFKVLSK; translated from the coding sequence ATGAACCGCCCCACCGCACGCACCCTCGGCCTGCTGCTGCTGGCCGCGCTGCCCCTGGCCGCCGGCGCCCAGAAGCTCAAGGAGCGCATGGCCACCCGCTACGCCGATGACTTCGACTATCCGGCGATGGCCAAGGTGTACCAGGACCTGTCCGACAAGGGCAAGGCGGACGCCACCGACCTGCGCCGCCTGGCCATGGCCTACAAGCGCATGGGCCGCATGGACCTGGCGGAGGCCACCTACGCCAAGCTCACCAGCGGCACACCCAGCGCCCAGGACCTCTTCGACCACGCCGAGGTGCTGCGCGGCAACGGCAAGTACACCGAGGCCAACCAGCTCTATGCGCGCTACCTGGAGCAGAACCCGGGCGATGCCCGCGCGGAGGCCTACGTGAAGCACCCCGACCTTTTCGACCGCCTGAACCGCGACAGCAGCAGCGCCAGCATCCGCACGGTGCCCATCAACAGCCCGCAGGCCGACCTGGGCCTCACCGTGCTGGAGGAGCTCCTGCTCTTCAGCAGCGCCCGTGGCGAAGGCACAGGCGGCAAGGCCACCTACAAGTGGGACGACCAGCCCTTCCTCAACCTCTACAGCGCCCTGCTGAAGGGACAGACCGCCGAGGAGCCCATGGTGATGCGCAAGGACGTGAACAGCCGCTTCCACGATGGCACGGCCAGCTTCGACTCCCTCGCCGACCGCCTCTACTTCACGCGCAACAACTTCTTCTACGGCACCAAGGACCTGGCCGATGACGGCGAGCTCAAGCTGGGCATCTTCTTCACCGATATCTCCACCGGCGAGTTCGGCAACCAGGAGTGGGGCAACCTGATCCCCTTCGACCACAACAACGCGCAGTACAACGTGGGCCATCCCTGCGTGAGCCACGACGGGCGCCGCATGTACTTCGTGAGCGACATGCCCGGCGGCCAGGGCGGCACGGACATCTGGTTCTGCGACAACCTGGGCAACAACTGGGGTGCGCCGCAGAACATGGGCCCCAAGGTGAACACCGCCGGCAACGAGATGTACCCCTTCATCGGGCGCGACAGCACCTTCTTCTTCGCCAGCAACGGCCACCCGGGACTGGGCGGGCTGGACCTCTTCCGCACCAGGCTGCTGCCCACCGGGCCCGGCACGGTGTTCAACCTGAAGGCGCCGATGAACTCGCGCTTCAACGACTTCGGGCTGCTGCTGCTGGCCGACGACAGCACGGGCTTCTTCGTGAGCGACCGGCCCGGCGGCGTGGGCAGCGACGACATCTACGGCTGCACCGTGCGTCCGCCCATGATGTACCTGGCCGGCATCGTGATCGACAAGGCCACCCGCCAGCCCATCGAGGGCGCCACCATCCTGCTGAAGGACGAGAAGAACGAGCACGTGAAGCGCTACCAGCTGGAGACCGAGCCCGGCGGCAAGTTCAAGATCGACGCCGAGTACCGCAGCAAGTACGTGATCGTGGCCACCAAGAACGGCTACTTCCAGCAGGAGGTGAGCGTGATGACCGACAGCGACCCGCTGGAGGACATCGTGGTGGAGATGACCAAGTACGACTACGCCGCCGAGGGCGTGGTGATGCATGGCGAGACCGAGGCCCCGCTGAGCGGCGCCAAGGTGATGCTCTACGACGGCAACGACCAACTGCTGGAGGAGCGCACCACCGACGCCACGGGCAAGTACGCCTTCGCCCTGAAGCCCGAGAGCGACTACCGCATCCGCGTGGAAAAGGAGGGCTTCTTCAAGCAGAGCGCCCGCATCAGCACCAAGGGCAAGCCCAGCGCCATCATCCACACGGACTTCCGCCTGTTCCCGCTGGAGGTGAACCAGGTGGTGCGCCTGGACAACATCTACTACGACTACAACAAGTGGAACATCCGCCCCGACGCGGCGCTCGAGCTGGACAAGCTGGTGCAGACGCTGAACGACAACCCCACGGTGAAGATCGAGCTGAGCAGCCACACGGACTGCCGCGGCAAGGACGCCTACAACCTCAACCTGTCGCAGAAGCGTGCCAAGAGCGCCGTGGACCACCTGATCAGCAAAGGCATCGCCAAGGACCGGGTGACGAGCAAGGGCTACGGGGAATCAATGCCGAGCGAGAAGTGCGTGTGCGAGAAGTGCAGCGAGGACGAGCACCAGCGCAACCGCCGCACCGAGTTCAAGGTGTTATCGAAGTAG